A stretch of the Mesorhizobium sp. Pch-S genome encodes the following:
- a CDS encoding biopolymer transporter ExbD has product MQLQSDNKAYDDINVTPMLDLAYVLLIIFIVMTTATVQGMKVNLPKASASPSLAQQTTKAITVGNDGKIFLDTIPVTISELEQRLIQQKALTPEFPIVLRGDAQTQYQNVMDVLDLLGRLNITQVGLATKAQAK; this is encoded by the coding sequence ATGCAGCTTCAATCCGACAACAAGGCCTACGACGACATCAACGTCACGCCGATGCTCGATCTGGCGTATGTGCTCCTCATCATCTTCATCGTCATGACGACCGCGACGGTACAGGGCATGAAGGTCAACCTGCCGAAGGCATCCGCATCGCCAAGCCTGGCGCAGCAGACCACCAAGGCGATCACCGTCGGCAACGACGGCAAGATCTTCCTCGACACGATCCCGGTGACGATCAGCGAGCTCGAGCAGCGCCTGATCCAGCAGAAGGCACTGACGCCGGAATTTCCCATCGTCCTGCGGGGCGATGCCCAGACGCAATATCAGAACGTCATGGACGTCCTCGATCTGCTTGGGCGTCTGAACATCACCCAGGTCGGCCTTGCGACCAAAGCTCAGGCGAAATGA
- a CDS encoding energy transducer TonB has translation MIEQTPIVEPEIKEEAKVEEPKDAPPEEASDAPPAEGPLGPGSDLPVGPGPSSYAPGPGGGGGGGGGSRWGAYSVMVTREIEAAIRANPKTRNAVMQVRVRLWADGTGRITRVQLVSSSGDAEIDALLRGSALAGLQLSSAPPSDMPMPIVTRITARRSG, from the coding sequence ATGATCGAACAGACCCCGATCGTCGAGCCTGAAATCAAGGAAGAAGCCAAGGTCGAAGAGCCGAAAGATGCTCCGCCGGAGGAGGCCAGCGATGCGCCGCCTGCGGAAGGGCCGCTCGGACCCGGATCAGACCTCCCAGTTGGTCCAGGGCCTTCTTCCTACGCTCCAGGTCCCGGTGGCGGCGGTGGAGGTGGTGGGGGTAGCCGATGGGGTGCTTACTCCGTGATGGTCACACGGGAGATCGAAGCTGCAATCCGTGCCAATCCAAAGACCAGGAATGCCGTGATGCAGGTTCGCGTCCGGCTCTGGGCCGACGGCACCGGACGCATCACCCGGGTCCAGCTTGTGTCGTCGAGCGGAGACGCCGAAATCGACGCCCTTCTTCGCGGAAGTGCGTTGGCCGGCCTGCAGCTTTCCTCGGCACCGCCTTCCGACATGCCCATGCCGATCGTCACCCGCATCACTGCCCGGCGATCAGGTTGA
- a CDS encoding putative porin has protein sequence MSISTFIVNGLRTPLASVSLLALAVGMPMIAGPAFAQDSERPTVSKKKPATAGSTVALVNILVEQGVITQEQGQNLIKQADDEAYVARQAARDANAKATEAAATAAAAAAAASPPGSKRVTYVPDIVKRELREEIRQEVMAKAKDEGWASPGKYPEWASRIRIYGDIRGRWEGMWYPSGYSSGEMIDFNAINTGSPYDVSAANLKGYPTYNGSESRNRYRMRARLGLEADLAEGFIGGLRIATGSDSSPVSTNQTLGRSGGNFSKYALWLDRAFIKFEPFKNPHIGPNPDFAPDSVSLTFGRFDNPFWSPTDLVWDSDLGFDGLAINAKREVSPGFTPFFAAGAMPIFNTDLDFSTTEKEKFKSTDKYLFGGQIGFNWQATPQVGLTLGAGIYDYTNVQGKKSSPCDVSISQNCDTDNLRPSFAQKGNTYGYLRDIVPPPGWNGSDPYANPQYFGLASDFRPVVISGRVDLNHFDPIHVAIDGEFVWNSAFNRAEIEQNYVNNYSGTPGKSGKFEGGNIGWTTKVTVGHQKLDEYGKWSVNLGYKYLESDATLDAFADSDFGLGGTNLKGYFLGGSLAFSDSVSGTAKWMSATSIAGVPYAVDLLQFDVNAKF, from the coding sequence ATGTCTATCTCTACATTTATCGTGAACGGCTTGCGGACCCCGCTGGCCTCCGTGTCGCTGCTGGCACTCGCCGTCGGCATGCCGATGATCGCCGGACCAGCCTTTGCGCAGGACAGCGAACGCCCGACTGTGTCGAAAAAGAAGCCGGCCACGGCCGGATCGACCGTCGCCCTTGTGAACATTCTCGTCGAGCAGGGCGTCATCACCCAGGAGCAGGGGCAGAACCTGATCAAGCAGGCGGATGACGAAGCCTATGTCGCCCGTCAGGCGGCGCGGGATGCGAATGCGAAAGCGACGGAGGCGGCCGCGACGGCCGCTGCTGCAGCTGCTGCAGCCTCTCCTCCCGGCAGCAAGCGGGTCACCTATGTGCCGGATATCGTCAAGCGCGAGCTGCGGGAAGAGATCCGCCAGGAAGTGATGGCGAAGGCCAAGGACGAGGGTTGGGCATCGCCGGGCAAGTATCCCGAATGGGCCTCGCGTATCCGCATCTACGGCGATATCCGGGGCAGATGGGAAGGGATGTGGTACCCAAGCGGCTACAGCTCCGGCGAAATGATCGACTTCAATGCGATCAATACCGGCAGCCCCTACGATGTTTCGGCCGCCAACCTGAAAGGATATCCGACCTACAATGGCTCGGAGAGCCGCAACCGCTACCGCATGCGGGCCAGGCTGGGTCTGGAAGCTGATCTCGCCGAGGGCTTCATCGGTGGCTTGCGGATCGCGACAGGTTCCGATTCCTCTCCGGTCTCGACGAACCAGACACTTGGCAGGAGTGGGGGCAACTTCTCGAAATATGCGCTCTGGCTCGATCGCGCCTTCATTAAGTTCGAACCGTTCAAGAACCCTCATATCGGACCCAATCCCGATTTCGCCCCGGATTCGGTGTCGCTGACCTTCGGTCGCTTTGACAATCCGTTCTGGTCACCGACCGATCTGGTGTGGGACAGCGATCTCGGGTTCGACGGTCTTGCGATCAACGCCAAGCGCGAAGTGTCGCCCGGTTTCACGCCCTTCTTCGCGGCCGGCGCCATGCCGATCTTCAACACCGATCTCGATTTCTCGACGACGGAGAAGGAAAAGTTCAAGAGCACCGACAAATATCTCTTTGGCGGTCAGATCGGCTTCAACTGGCAGGCGACGCCGCAGGTCGGACTGACCCTGGGTGCGGGTATCTACGACTACACCAATGTGCAGGGAAAAAAGTCCAGTCCATGCGATGTCTCCATTTCGCAGAACTGCGACACCGACAATCTGCGTCCGTCTTTCGCGCAGAAGGGAAACACATACGGGTATTTGCGCGACATTGTTCCGCCGCCCGGCTGGAACGGCTCTGATCCCTATGCCAACCCTCAGTATTTCGGACTTGCGAGCGATTTCAGGCCGGTCGTCATTTCCGGTCGGGTCGACCTCAATCATTTCGATCCGATCCATGTTGCGATCGACGGCGAGTTCGTCTGGAACAGCGCGTTCAACCGCGCCGAAATCGAGCAGAACTACGTCAACAATTACTCCGGTACTCCGGGCAAGTCCGGAAAGTTCGAAGGCGGCAATATCGGTTGGACGACCAAGGTCACCGTCGGGCACCAGAAGCTGGACGAGTACGGCAAATGGAGCGTCAATCTCGGTTACAAGTATCTTGAATCCGACGCCACGCTGGACGCTTTCGCCGACAGCGATTTCGGCCTCGGCGGTACCAACCTGAAAGGCTATTTCCTGGGCGGCTCGCTCGCCTTTTCGGATAGCGTTTCAGGGACCGCGAAATGGATGAGTGCAACCTCGATTGCCGGTGTTCCTTATGCCGTCGACCTGCTTCAGTTCGACGTCAACGCGAAGTTCTGA
- a CDS encoding peptidylprolyl isomerase — translation MKTEAVTRGPVADMQRQQKRRYPWRLATLAAGGLLIGSVGLALAQNNATTSRPKSVAPAAAKAASGDDIVARVGERDITIEEVRASLAGLGPERQAALTRDPAALSQTIRLLLASQLVLKEANDKKWADQPAVAAQLASLRDSAVAESYLQAVSVPPESYPADADVQQAYEANKTAFVVPRQFRLAQIFVALEPDADKAKTDLAKKKLADVQSRLKPAQADFAAIAKELSDQRDTAESGGEIGWVAETQVRPEIKDHVMGLSKNGLSEPIKLDDGWHIIKLMDTKASTTRLLDEVKPLLVQRLREQRQEVLKREYLARLLEQNPPAINELALSKVFSPAPAN, via the coding sequence ATGAAGACCGAGGCCGTGACCCGTGGGCCAGTTGCCGACATGCAGAGACAACAAAAGCGGCGCTATCCGTGGCGCCTTGCGACACTTGCCGCAGGAGGTCTCCTGATCGGCTCGGTCGGACTGGCTCTTGCTCAGAACAATGCGACGACCTCGCGCCCGAAGTCCGTGGCACCGGCTGCGGCCAAAGCAGCGTCTGGTGATGACATCGTCGCCCGTGTCGGTGAACGCGACATCACCATCGAAGAGGTCCGCGCCTCTCTCGCCGGGCTGGGGCCGGAACGGCAGGCAGCGCTTACACGCGATCCGGCGGCGCTAAGCCAGACGATACGCCTGTTGCTGGCCAGCCAGCTTGTCCTAAAGGAAGCGAACGACAAGAAGTGGGCCGATCAGCCCGCAGTCGCCGCGCAACTTGCAAGTCTGCGCGATAGCGCGGTCGCTGAAAGCTACCTCCAGGCGGTGTCTGTCCCGCCGGAATCCTATCCCGCCGATGCGGACGTTCAGCAGGCCTATGAGGCCAACAAAACGGCATTCGTCGTGCCTCGCCAGTTTCGCCTGGCGCAGATATTCGTCGCGCTCGAGCCGGATGCCGACAAAGCGAAGACGGATCTGGCGAAGAAGAAGCTCGCAGACGTGCAGTCACGGCTGAAGCCGGCGCAGGCGGATTTCGCGGCGATCGCAAAGGAACTCTCCGACCAGCGCGACACGGCCGAGAGTGGTGGTGAGATCGGTTGGGTCGCGGAAACGCAAGTCCGTCCGGAAATCAAGGATCACGTGATGGGCCTTTCCAAGAACGGCCTGAGCGAGCCGATCAAACTCGACGACGGTTGGCACATCATCAAACTGATGGACACGAAAGCCTCGACGACACGCCTGCTCGACGAGGTAAAGCCACTTCTTGTCCAGCGTCTCCGCGAGCAAAGGCAAGAGGTACTGAAGAGGGAGTATCTGGCACGTCTTCTTGAGCAGAACCCGCCTGCGATCAACGAACTTGCGCTCAGCAAGGTCTTTTCGCCAGCACCGGCGAACTAG